One Ricinus communis isolate WT05 ecotype wild-type chromosome 7, ASM1957865v1, whole genome shotgun sequence genomic region harbors:
- the LOC8269133 gene encoding DDB1- and CUL4-associated factor 13 isoform X1 gives MKVKVISRSSDDFTRERSQDLQRVFRNFDPSLRTQEKSIEYVRALNAAKLDKIFARPFIGAMDGHIDAISCMAKNPNYLKGIFSGSMDGDIRLWDIASRRTVCQFPGHQGAVRGLTASTDGCILISCGTDCTARLWKVPVATMMESDGPSNRSAEPQAIYVGKNAFWGVDHQWDGELFATGGAQVDIWNHNRSQPVNSFEWGTDTVISVRFNPGEPNLLAASASDRSITLYDLRVSSPARKLIMRTRTNSIAWNPMEPMNFTAANEDCNCYSFDARKLDEAKCVHKDHVSAVMDIDFSPTGREFVTGSYDRTVRIFPYNGGHSREIYHTKRMQRVFCVKFSCDGSYIISGSDDTNLRLWKAKASEQLGVLLPRERKRHEYNEAVKNRYKHLPEIKRIVRHRHLPKPIYKAAEIRRTVTEAEKRKEDRRRAHSTPGSVVTEPLRKRRIIKEEE, from the exons ATGAAGGTGAAAGTAATATCACGCTCCTCTGATGATTTCACTAGAGAACGAAGCCAAGATCTCCAG CGAGTGTTTCGTAATTTCGATCCCAGCCTACGGACACAAGAGAAATCAATTGAATACGTGAGAGCACTCAATGCTGCAAAATTGGACAag atATTTGCAAGGCCGTTTATTGGAGCAATGGATGGGCATATTGATGCTATTTCATGTATGGCTAAAAACCCTAATTACTTGAAAGGGATTTTTTCTGGTTCTATGGATGGag ATATTCGCCTTTGGGACATAGCTTCCAG GCGAACTGTTTGTCAGTTTCCAGGTCATCAAGGTGCCGTACGAGGTTTGACAGCCTCTACCGATGGGTGCATTTTAATATCCTGTGGAACTGATTGCAC TGCAAGGCTTTGGAAAGTTCCTGTAGCTACTATGATGGAATCAGATGGCCCTTCTAACCGCTCAGCTGAG CCACAGGCAATTTATGTTGGGAAGAACGCGTTTTG GGGTGTTGATCATCAATGGGACGGTGAGCTCTTTGCCACAGGTGGTGCTCAAGTAGATATTTGGAATCATAATAG ATCTCAGCCAGTGAACAGTTTCGAATGGGGAACAGACACAGTCATATCTGTTCGGTTTAATCCTGGGGAACCAAACCTCTTGGCAGCATCAGCAAG TGACCGCAGCATAACATTGTACGATTTGCGCGTTTCATCTCCAGCTAGGAAACTTATCATGAGG ACAAGAACTAATTCTATTGCATGGAATCCTATGGAGCCAATGAACTTCACAGCT GCAAATGAGGACTGCAACTGCTACAGTTTCGATGCAAGAAAACTGGATGAAGCAAAGTGTGTGCACAAAGATCATGTTTCTGCAGT GATGGATATCGACTTCTCTCCTACTGGTCGAGAATTTGTGACAGGATCTTATGATAGGACA GTCAGAATTTTCCCGTATAATGGTGGTCACAGCCGGGAAATCTATCATACAAAAAGAATGCAAAG GGTGTTTTGCGTCAAATTCAGCTGCGATGGTAGTTATATTATTTCTGGGAGCGATGATACTAACCTTAGGCTATGGAAAGCTAAAGCATCAGAACAATTGGGAGTG CTACTTCCAAGGGAACGAAAAAGGCATGAATACAATGAAGCTGTCAAGAATCGTTATAAGCACCTGCCTGAGATCAAGCGTATTGTAAG GCACCGACACTTGCCAAAACCAATATACAAGGCTGCTGAGATCAGACGCACAGTGACTGAAGCTGAAAAGAGGAAAGAAGATAGAAGGAGAGCCCATAGTACTCCAGGAAGTGTTGTAACTGAACCATTGCGTAAAAGAAGAatcatcaaagaagaagagtga
- the LOC8269131 gene encoding NAC domain-containing protein 87 — MRETQLSSSPGTNIPAGFRFYPTVAELVTCYLQGKNNGSLSSAEDRLPVKYCDFYGKDEPWEIWKKFGGDKLRNGETLFFFTTLKNVAPDGGSKISRRVGSSAGTWHGETSGNSSVIRCQGLTAYRKRFNYRNPLRLDQDHCWNMLEYSLDGGEHVLCQLKRSRKQSRKRKSQTVNDDFMEVLEREKHSRVGQQLLKGFQRHHKAVDNLFGRISMNTTRVGAVLFAVFIAIAALIIY, encoded by the exons ATGCGAGAAACACAACTCTCTTCTTCTCCAGGGACAAATATCCCGGCTGGTTTCAGGTTTTACCCTACTGTTGCAGAGTTAGTCACTTGTTATCTCCAGGGAAAAAATAATGGCAGCCTTTCATCTGCCGAAGATCGGCTTCCTGTCAAGTACTGCGATTTCTATGGCAAAGACGAACCTTGGGAAATATGGAAGAAGTTTGGTGGAGACAAGTTGAGGAATGGCGAaacccttttcttcttcaccaCGTTAAAAAACGTGGCTCCTGATGGCGGTTCTAAAATCAGTCGCAGGGTGGGCTCTAGCGCAGGGACTTGGCACGGTGAGACGTCAGGTAACAGTTCAGTAATTCGTTGTCAGGGTTTGACGGCCTACAGGAAACGATTTAACTATCGGAACCCACTGAGATTGGACCAAGATCATTGTTGGAACATGCTTGAGTATAGTTTGGATGGTGGCGAACATGTTCTTTGTCAGCTCAAAAGGAGCAGAAAACAAtcgagaaaaagaaagagccAAACTGTGAACGATGACTTTATGGAGGTTCTTGAACGTGAAAAGCACTCGAGGGTTGGACAGCAATTGCTAAAAGGATTTCAGAGACACCACAAGGCGGTTGATAACTTGTTTGGAAG GATCTCTATGAACACTACTCGAGTTGGGGCTGTTCTGTTTGCTGTTTTCATAGCCATTGCtgctttaattatatattag
- the LOC8269135 gene encoding protein NUCLEAR FUSION DEFECTIVE 6, mitochondrial isoform X2, with the protein MSSFAATRSIFRSTSSARNAAAARFASKPRAPTSASPFRNSANNKPLSQSILRRPVEMSFAVESMMPYHTVTASALMTSMLSISRGSYGWLLEGRDETR; encoded by the exons ATGTCGTCTTTTGCCGCCACTAGATCCATATTCCGATCAACTTCCTCCGCTCGCAACGCCGCCGCAGCTCGTTTTGCTTCCAAACCCAGAGCCCCAACATCAGCTTCTCCTTTTCGCAATTCTGCTAACAACAAGCCTCTATCTCAATCCATTTTAAG GCGTCCTGTGGAAATGAGTTTTGCTGTAGAGTCAATGATGCCTTATCACACAGTCACTGCTTCAGCATTGATGACTTCAATGCTTTCTATTTCTCGTGGGAGCTATGGTTGGCTTCTTGAAG GACGAGATGAGACTAGATGA
- the LOC8269135 gene encoding protein NUCLEAR FUSION DEFECTIVE 6, mitochondrial isoform X1 — MSSFAATRSIFRSTSSARNAAAARFASKPRAPTSASPFRNSANNKPLSQSILRRPVEMSFAVESMMPYHTVTASALMTSMLSISRGSYGWLLEACNDDV, encoded by the exons ATGTCGTCTTTTGCCGCCACTAGATCCATATTCCGATCAACTTCCTCCGCTCGCAACGCCGCCGCAGCTCGTTTTGCTTCCAAACCCAGAGCCCCAACATCAGCTTCTCCTTTTCGCAATTCTGCTAACAACAAGCCTCTATCTCAATCCATTTTAAG GCGTCCTGTGGAAATGAGTTTTGCTGTAGAGTCAATGATGCCTTATCACACAGTCACTGCTTCAGCATTGATGACTTCAATGCTTTCTATTTCTCGTGGGAGCTATGGTTGGCTTCTTGAAG CTTGCAATGATGATGTGTGA
- the LOC8269134 gene encoding nuclear cap-binding protein subunit 2: MALLFKDPAKLSAYRDRKFPGNQEEFEHALLTSTTVYIGNMSFYTTEEQVYELFSRAGEIKKIIMGLDKNTKTPCGFCFVLFYSREDTEDAVKYISGTILDDRPIRVDFDWGFQEGRQWGRGRSGGQVRDEYRTDYDPGRGGYGKLVQRELEQRQLVDYGAGSLGSFPPVMPPPQYGRHGGSGHGGFQRHGRDYHRKRFRDDDRQAREPSRRTSDHESRRNNDPDSRPEKNPRFRESGNSDEEEEDDRKRRS; encoded by the exons ATGGCTCTACTTTTCAAG GATCCAGCAAAGCTATCTGCATATAGGGATAGAAAGTTTCCAGGAAATCAAGAGGAATTTGAACATGCACTTTTAACTTCTACTACTGTTTACATTGGGAACATGTCCTTCTACACTACTGAAGAGCAAGTTTATGAACTTTTCTCTAGAGCTGGAGAAATTAAGAAGATAATTATGGGTTTagataaaaataccaaaaccCCGTGtggattttgttttgtttt gttttacTCTAGAGAAGATACTGAGGATGCAGTTAAGTATATAAGTGGGACTATTCTTGATGATCGTCCAATTCGTGTTGATTTTGACTGGGGATTCCAAGAAGGAAGGCAATGGGGCCGTGGTCGAAGTGGTGGCCAG GTTAGAGATGAATATCGTACAGACTATGATCCTG GCAGAGGTGGTTATGGAAAATTGGTTCAGCGTGAGCTGGAGCAAAGACAGCTTGTTGATTATGGAGCTGGGTCATTGGGCTCTTTCCCTCCAGTTATGCCACCGCCTCAGT ATGGCAGACATGGTGGAAGTGGTCATGGTGGTTTCCAACGACATGGTAGAG ATTACCATCGGAAGCGGTTCCGAGATGATGACCGCCAGGCACGTGAGCCTTCAAGGAGAACCTCAGATCATGAATCGAGGAGAAACAATGATCCTGACTCCCGAccg GAGAAGAATCCGCGTTTCCGTGAGAGTGGCAATTCTGATGAGGAGGAGGAAGATGATCGGAAGCGACGATCTTAG
- the LOC8269136 gene encoding uncharacterized protein At4g28440: MATAEKRKPVFVKVEELKPGTTGHNLTVKVLNSKAVPVPKPRRAPMSLSVRPARPARISECLVGDETASIVFTARNEQVDLMNPGATVILRNAKIDMFKGSMRLAVDKWGRIEATEPADFVVQETNNLSLVEYELVTVQG, encoded by the exons ATGGCAACAGCAGAGAAGAGAAAACCTGTGTTCGTAAAGGTGGAAGAGCTAAAACCAGGGACTACTGGTCACAATCTCACTGTTAAGGTTCTTAATTCCAAGGCTGTCCCTGTTCCTAAACCTCGTCGCGCTCCCATGTCTCTCTCTGTCCGCCCTGCCCGTCCTGCCCGTATTTCTGAGTGCCTTGTTGGTGATGAAACTGCTTCTATCGTCTTCACTGCCCGTAATGAACAAG TTGACCTCATGAACCCTGGCGCCACTGTTATTCTGCGAAATGCGAAGATTGACATGTTCAAGGGGTCTATGAGGCTTGCAGTAGACAAATGGGGACGCATTGAAGCAACTGAACCTGCGGATTTTGTAGTTCAAGAAACTAACAATCTTTCTCTGGTTGAGTATGAACTAGTTACTGTTCAAGGATGA
- the LOC8269133 gene encoding DDB1- and CUL4-associated factor 13 isoform X2: MISLENEAKISSLRTQEKSIEYVRALNAAKLDKIFARPFIGAMDGHIDAISCMAKNPNYLKGIFSGSMDGDIRLWDIASRRTVCQFPGHQGAVRGLTASTDGCILISCGTDCTARLWKVPVATMMESDGPSNRSAEPQAIYVGKNAFWGVDHQWDGELFATGGAQVDIWNHNRSQPVNSFEWGTDTVISVRFNPGEPNLLAASASDRSITLYDLRVSSPARKLIMRTRTNSIAWNPMEPMNFTAANEDCNCYSFDARKLDEAKCVHKDHVSAVMDIDFSPTGREFVTGSYDRTVRIFPYNGGHSREIYHTKRMQRVFCVKFSCDGSYIISGSDDTNLRLWKAKASEQLGVLLPRERKRHEYNEAVKNRYKHLPEIKRIVRHRHLPKPIYKAAEIRRTVTEAEKRKEDRRRAHSTPGSVVTEPLRKRRIIKEEE, encoded by the exons ATGATTTCACTAGAGAACGAAGCCAAGATCTCCAG CCTACGGACACAAGAGAAATCAATTGAATACGTGAGAGCACTCAATGCTGCAAAATTGGACAag atATTTGCAAGGCCGTTTATTGGAGCAATGGATGGGCATATTGATGCTATTTCATGTATGGCTAAAAACCCTAATTACTTGAAAGGGATTTTTTCTGGTTCTATGGATGGag ATATTCGCCTTTGGGACATAGCTTCCAG GCGAACTGTTTGTCAGTTTCCAGGTCATCAAGGTGCCGTACGAGGTTTGACAGCCTCTACCGATGGGTGCATTTTAATATCCTGTGGAACTGATTGCAC TGCAAGGCTTTGGAAAGTTCCTGTAGCTACTATGATGGAATCAGATGGCCCTTCTAACCGCTCAGCTGAG CCACAGGCAATTTATGTTGGGAAGAACGCGTTTTG GGGTGTTGATCATCAATGGGACGGTGAGCTCTTTGCCACAGGTGGTGCTCAAGTAGATATTTGGAATCATAATAG ATCTCAGCCAGTGAACAGTTTCGAATGGGGAACAGACACAGTCATATCTGTTCGGTTTAATCCTGGGGAACCAAACCTCTTGGCAGCATCAGCAAG TGACCGCAGCATAACATTGTACGATTTGCGCGTTTCATCTCCAGCTAGGAAACTTATCATGAGG ACAAGAACTAATTCTATTGCATGGAATCCTATGGAGCCAATGAACTTCACAGCT GCAAATGAGGACTGCAACTGCTACAGTTTCGATGCAAGAAAACTGGATGAAGCAAAGTGTGTGCACAAAGATCATGTTTCTGCAGT GATGGATATCGACTTCTCTCCTACTGGTCGAGAATTTGTGACAGGATCTTATGATAGGACA GTCAGAATTTTCCCGTATAATGGTGGTCACAGCCGGGAAATCTATCATACAAAAAGAATGCAAAG GGTGTTTTGCGTCAAATTCAGCTGCGATGGTAGTTATATTATTTCTGGGAGCGATGATACTAACCTTAGGCTATGGAAAGCTAAAGCATCAGAACAATTGGGAGTG CTACTTCCAAGGGAACGAAAAAGGCATGAATACAATGAAGCTGTCAAGAATCGTTATAAGCACCTGCCTGAGATCAAGCGTATTGTAAG GCACCGACACTTGCCAAAACCAATATACAAGGCTGCTGAGATCAGACGCACAGTGACTGAAGCTGAAAAGAGGAAAGAAGATAGAAGGAGAGCCCATAGTACTCCAGGAAGTGTTGTAACTGAACCATTGCGTAAAAGAAGAatcatcaaagaagaagagtga
- the LOC8269135 gene encoding protein NUCLEAR FUSION DEFECTIVE 6, mitochondrial isoform X3, which yields MSSFAATRSIFRSTSSARNAAAARFASKPRAPTSASPFRNSANNKPLSQSILRRPVEMSFAVESMMPYHTVTASALMTSMLSISRGSYGWLLEDG from the exons ATGTCGTCTTTTGCCGCCACTAGATCCATATTCCGATCAACTTCCTCCGCTCGCAACGCCGCCGCAGCTCGTTTTGCTTCCAAACCCAGAGCCCCAACATCAGCTTCTCCTTTTCGCAATTCTGCTAACAACAAGCCTCTATCTCAATCCATTTTAAG GCGTCCTGTGGAAATGAGTTTTGCTGTAGAGTCAATGATGCCTTATCACACAGTCACTGCTTCAGCATTGATGACTTCAATGCTTTCTATTTCTCGTGGGAGCTATGGTTGGCTTCTTGAAG atggatga
- the LOC8269137 gene encoding reticulon-like protein B17 isoform X2, which produces MDSTPPSHRSNPNSQTKSASRLARITSSIDNEESLRSSLDLILSPAPKRTPSTPSNLSLKSCTNSLPFHELLLLSPSPSRKSRTRLADRLDIAEEAAMEPTGSRRRCKSRTAQLGSPRISRRSRRRSEMEIREEKDLLGLVEEIGKARKRRHSGRSKKEKLSLVPSLPSSNPSPIGDCDGGNLNRIGRMIYDLIMWKDVAKSSLWFGFGCLCFLSSCFAKGISFSIFSAISQLGLLFLGASFISNSICQRNNVESRCNFKLKEEDILKLGRLILPPANLAISMARELFSGEPSMTLKVIPFLLVGAEYGHLITMWRLCAIGFFIGFTIPKLYSCYSSQINQKVDYARGRVLDAWEACSHKKIVAASAITAFWNMSSVKTRIFAAFIFLVILRCCRQHMIPNQEEGQAEEGEQGQQQQQQEAEEGEQEQQQALVVVAGVLTTKK; this is translated from the exons ATGGATTCAACACCACCTTCTCATAGATCAAACCCCAACTCTCAAACAAAATCAGCTTCTCGTTTAGCAAGAATCACCTCTTCTATAGATAATGAAGAATCTTTACGTTCATCTTTAGACCTTATCCTTTCTCCAGCGCCAAAAAGGACCCCATCAACGCCCTCAAATTTGTCTCTCAAATCTTGCACCAATTCTCTTCCTTTCCATGAACTTCTCCTTCTTTCACCGTCTCCttcaagaaaatcaagaacCCGTCTAGCAGACCGGCTTGACATAGCTGAGGAGGCAGCTATGGAGCCAACTGGGTCTCGTAGAAGATGCAAAAGCAGGACAGCTCAATTGGGTTCACCAAGAATTAGTAGAAGGTCAAGAAGAAGATCAGAAATGGAGataagagaagagaaagattTGTTGGGTTTGGTAGAAGAGATTGGTAAGGCGAGGAAAAGAAGACATAGTGGTCGTTCTAAGAAGGAAAAGCTCTCTTTGGTTCCTTCATTACCTTCTTCAAATCCTTCTCCAA TTGGTGATTGTGATGGAGGCAATTTGAACAGAATTGGGAGGATGATTTACGATTTGATAATGTGGAAAGATGTGGCAAAATCAAGTCTTTGGTTTGGTTTTGGGTGTTTGTGTTTTCTGTCTTCTTGCTTTGCTAAAGGGATTAGCTTCAG TATTTTCTCTGCCATTTCCCAACTCGGCCTCTTGTTTCTGGGTGCATCATTCATCTCCAATTCGATATGTCAAAG AAATAATGTTGAAAGTAGATGTAACTTTAAGCTGAAAGAAGAGGACATCCTGAAACTGGGTAGATTAATACTACCACCAGCTAATCTTGCAATTTCAATGGCAAGAGAGCTTTTCTCAGGAGAACCATCCATGACCCTCAAA GTAATTCCATTCTTGCTTGTTGGAGCCGAGTACGGTCACCTTATAACTATGTGGAGGCTTTGTGCAATTG GGTTTTTCATTGGCTTCACTATCCCCAAGTTATATTCATGTTATTCCAGTCAGATAAACCAAAAAG TTGATTATGCGAGAGGCCGGGTGCTGGACGCATGGGAAGCTTGCTCTCACAAGAAGATTGTGGCAGCATCAGCTATCACAGCCTTCTGGAATATGTCTAGTGTCAAAACCCGCATTTTTGCAG catttatatttttggtgaTCCTACGCTGCTGCCGGCAACATATGATACCAAATCAAGAAGAAGGGCAAGCAGAAGAAGGGGAACAAgggcagcagcagcagcagcaggaAGCAGAAGAAGGGGAACAAGAGCAGCAGCAAGCTCTGGTGGTGGTCGCAGGAGTACTGACCACCAAGAAGTAA
- the LOC8269135 gene encoding protein NUCLEAR FUSION DEFECTIVE 6, mitochondrial isoform X4 has product MSSFAATRSIFRSTSSARNAAAARFASKPRAPTSASPFRNSANNKPLSQSILRRPVEMSFAVESMMPYHTVTASALMTSMLSISRGSYGWLLEGL; this is encoded by the exons ATGTCGTCTTTTGCCGCCACTAGATCCATATTCCGATCAACTTCCTCCGCTCGCAACGCCGCCGCAGCTCGTTTTGCTTCCAAACCCAGAGCCCCAACATCAGCTTCTCCTTTTCGCAATTCTGCTAACAACAAGCCTCTATCTCAATCCATTTTAAG GCGTCCTGTGGAAATGAGTTTTGCTGTAGAGTCAATGATGCCTTATCACACAGTCACTGCTTCAGCATTGATGACTTCAATGCTTTCTATTTCTCGTGGGAGCTATGGTTGGCTTCTTGAAG GGCTGTAA
- the LOC8269132 gene encoding cytochrome P450 CYP72A219, protein MAILAITLLLLLQLALFSSLRLVYVIWWRPKITVKKLRKQGIHVLSYKLPHENVKLTSESKSKPMELTHDIAPRLDPLLRELAITYKKPFAVCYGMIPTVIVLDPKLIREILTRIFDFQKPKVGPTMKFFLKGLANIDGDKWAKHRKIINPAFHIEKLKGMFPCFMASCEEMVEKWGKLIDSGSGDSSELDVLPEFQNLAGNVISRAAFGSNLEEGKLLFSLQRKQGELLLQSLINLNSVWSRFLPSKLNKRMKQIHQEIRSLLQGIIDNREKAVLSGNDDHNDLLNLLLRSNFNEIYQNKNIGMSREDAIEECKLFYFAGSETTANSLTWTMIVLSMHQNWQERARQEVLQLVGKSKPTFNDLNHLKTVNMILLEVLRLYPPTSLVRSIYKETKLGEYYLPAGVSLKVPLYLVQRDLELWGEDATEFNPERFSDGISKAAKDQSSFFAFGWGPRICIGQNFAMLEAKLALALILQHFSFELSSTYRHAPGVAITLQPQFGAQIILRKI, encoded by the exons ATGGCAATCTTGGCTATCACACTGCTATTGCTTCTTCAATTAGCCTTGTTTTCGAGTTTGAGATTAGTGTACGTGATATGGTGGAGGCCAAAGATAACGGTGAAGAAGTTGAGAAAACAAGGCATACATGTTCTTTCATATAAGTTACCACATGAAAACGTTAAGTTAACCTCGGAGTCGAAGTCTAAGCCAATGGAACTCACTCATGATATTGCTCCTCGCCTCGATCCTTTGCTTCGAGAACTAGCTATCACCTATA AGAAGCCATTTGCTGTTTGTTATGGCATGATTCCTACTGTTATAGTTTTGGATCCAAAGCTAATAAGAGAGATACTGACAAGGATATTCGATTTTCAAAAGCCAAAAGTAGGTCCAACCATGAAGTTTTTCTTGAAAGGTCTTGCAAATATTGATGGAGATAAATGGGCAAAGCACAGGAAGATTATCAATCCTGCCTTCCACATAGAGAAGTTGAAG GGGATGTTCCCATGTTTTATGGCATCTTGTGAAGAAATGGTTGAGAAATGGGGCAAGTTGATAGACTCAGGATCAGGAGACTCTTCTGAATTAGATGTTTTGCCCGAGTTTCAGAACTTAGCAGGTAATGTTATATCAAGAGCTGCTTTTGGCAGCAATTTAGAAGAAGGCAAGTTGTTATTCTCTCTCCAAAGAAAACAAGGAGAACTCCTTTTGCAGTCGCTTATCAATCTCAATTCTGTATGGTCAAG GTTCTTGCCCTCAAAATTAAACAAACGAATGAAGCAAATACACCAAGAAATTAGATCCTTGCTCCAAGGGATAATTGACAATCGAGAGAAGGCTGTTCTTTCAGGAAATGATGACCATAATGATTTACTCAATCTGTTACTCAGGTCTAATTTCAATGAGATTTatcagaataaaaatattggaaTGTCAAGAGAAGATGCGATAGAAGAATGCAAGCTATTCTACTTTGCTGGTTCCGAGACCACTGCAAATTCATTAACATGGACTATGATTGTATTGAGCATGCATCAGAATTGGCAGGAAAGAGCTAGGCAAGAGGTTCTGCAACTTgtaggaaaaagcaaaccaaCTTTCAATGACTTGAACCACTTGAAGACT GTGAACATGATTCTGCTTGAGGTCCTGAGATTATACCCACCAACATCCCTCGTTCGATCTATCTATAAAGAGACTAAACTAGGAGAATACTATCTTCCAGCAGGAGTCAGCTTGAAGGTCCCATTATACCTTGTCCAGAGGGATCTTGAACTATGGGGAGAAGACGCGACAGAGTTCAATCCTGAAAGATTTTCTGATGGGATTTCGAAGGCAGCAAAGGAtcaatcttctttctttgctttCGGTTGGGGGCCAAGAATATGCATTGGACAGAACTTTGCTATGCTTGAAGCTAAATTAGCACTAGCTCTGATTTTGCAACATTTCTCGTTTGAGCTTTCATCTACTTACAGACATGCTCCTGGGGTTGCCATTACTCTTCAACCTCAGTTTGGCGCGCAAATTATCTTGCGCAAAATCTGA
- the LOC8269137 gene encoding reticulon-like protein B17 isoform X1 — protein MDSTPPSHRSNPNSQTKSASRLARITSSIDNEESLRSSLDLILSPAPKRTPSTPSNLSLKSCTNSLPFHELLLLSPSPSRKSRTRLADRLDIAEEAAMEPTGSRRRCKSRTAQLGSPRISRRSRRRSEMEIREEKDLLGLVEEIGKARKRRHSGRSKKEKLSLVPSLPSSNPSPKVGDCDGGNLNRIGRMIYDLIMWKDVAKSSLWFGFGCLCFLSSCFAKGISFSIFSAISQLGLLFLGASFISNSICQRNNVESRCNFKLKEEDILKLGRLILPPANLAISMARELFSGEPSMTLKVIPFLLVGAEYGHLITMWRLCAIGFFIGFTIPKLYSCYSSQINQKVDYARGRVLDAWEACSHKKIVAASAITAFWNMSSVKTRIFAAFIFLVILRCCRQHMIPNQEEGQAEEGEQGQQQQQQEAEEGEQEQQQALVVVAGVLTTKK, from the exons ATGGATTCAACACCACCTTCTCATAGATCAAACCCCAACTCTCAAACAAAATCAGCTTCTCGTTTAGCAAGAATCACCTCTTCTATAGATAATGAAGAATCTTTACGTTCATCTTTAGACCTTATCCTTTCTCCAGCGCCAAAAAGGACCCCATCAACGCCCTCAAATTTGTCTCTCAAATCTTGCACCAATTCTCTTCCTTTCCATGAACTTCTCCTTCTTTCACCGTCTCCttcaagaaaatcaagaacCCGTCTAGCAGACCGGCTTGACATAGCTGAGGAGGCAGCTATGGAGCCAACTGGGTCTCGTAGAAGATGCAAAAGCAGGACAGCTCAATTGGGTTCACCAAGAATTAGTAGAAGGTCAAGAAGAAGATCAGAAATGGAGataagagaagagaaagattTGTTGGGTTTGGTAGAAGAGATTGGTAAGGCGAGGAAAAGAAGACATAGTGGTCGTTCTAAGAAGGAAAAGCTCTCTTTGGTTCCTTCATTACCTTCTTCAAATCCTTCTCCAA AAGTTGGTGATTGTGATGGAGGCAATTTGAACAGAATTGGGAGGATGATTTACGATTTGATAATGTGGAAAGATGTGGCAAAATCAAGTCTTTGGTTTGGTTTTGGGTGTTTGTGTTTTCTGTCTTCTTGCTTTGCTAAAGGGATTAGCTTCAG TATTTTCTCTGCCATTTCCCAACTCGGCCTCTTGTTTCTGGGTGCATCATTCATCTCCAATTCGATATGTCAAAG AAATAATGTTGAAAGTAGATGTAACTTTAAGCTGAAAGAAGAGGACATCCTGAAACTGGGTAGATTAATACTACCACCAGCTAATCTTGCAATTTCAATGGCAAGAGAGCTTTTCTCAGGAGAACCATCCATGACCCTCAAA GTAATTCCATTCTTGCTTGTTGGAGCCGAGTACGGTCACCTTATAACTATGTGGAGGCTTTGTGCAATTG GGTTTTTCATTGGCTTCACTATCCCCAAGTTATATTCATGTTATTCCAGTCAGATAAACCAAAAAG TTGATTATGCGAGAGGCCGGGTGCTGGACGCATGGGAAGCTTGCTCTCACAAGAAGATTGTGGCAGCATCAGCTATCACAGCCTTCTGGAATATGTCTAGTGTCAAAACCCGCATTTTTGCAG catttatatttttggtgaTCCTACGCTGCTGCCGGCAACATATGATACCAAATCAAGAAGAAGGGCAAGCAGAAGAAGGGGAACAAgggcagcagcagcagcagcaggaAGCAGAAGAAGGGGAACAAGAGCAGCAGCAAGCTCTGGTGGTGGTCGCAGGAGTACTGACCACCAAGAAGTAA